The stretch of DNA GCTCGATCTCCCGGTTTAATGATTTTCTGGCGCAGTTACAGGAAGCAGAAAAAATGGACGTTATTCGTGGGATTGAGGGGACAGCCAGCAAACTGTATTTTTCATACCTGAGAAGCGGGCTGCGCTGGAAAGGTGAACAAACATTTACAAAGCGTGAACGCCGCCCACCAAAAGACCCGATCAACGCCATGTTGAGCCTTGGCTACACCTTATTAGGATTGTGTTTTGAATCAGCCATTGCAGTAGCAGGGTTAGATCCGCAAGCGGGTTTCTTTCACACCAATCGCTATGGACGCCCTTCGCTGGCTTTAGATTTAATTGAAGAATTTCGACCGATCATTGTTGATTCAATGGTGTGGCGGATGGTCAATCATCACATGCTGACTTCAAGCCATTTTATGATAGCGGAAGGGGGGAAGACCATGCTCAACCGTCGGGGTTTAAAAACCTTTTTCCGTCAATTTCACCGTAGAATTAATACCAAGGTTTTCCATCCTCTGGCTGGAAGGGCACTATCTTATCAAAAATGTTTTGAAGTGCAAACGAACCTTTTGCGCAAAGTTATCGTTGGAGAAGAAGCTGAATATTTACCCATGCCGTGGAAATAAGGAAGCAACATGGACGAAAAGCATTTTCTCGTTGTGGTATATGATTTATCAAACGATCGTCGGCGAACCAAATTGCATAAACTCTTAAAAAATTTTGGCAGTCCCGTTCAGTACAGCGTTTTTGAATGCCTGCTGACCAATGAAGAAATTTGTGAAATGAAAAGGCGGGTTAAAAAGATCATTCGCCCAAAAGCAGATCATGTGCGGTATTATCGACTGTGTAAAGCGTGCAAAGGTAAAACGGAAGTGATTGGTCGGGTTGAGGTTTTGAATGAAAAGGATG from Brevefilum fermentans encodes:
- the cas2 gene encoding CRISPR-associated endonuclease Cas2; translation: MDEKHFLVVVYDLSNDRRRTKLHKLLKNFGSPVQYSVFECLLTNEEICEMKRRVKKIIRPKADHVRYYRLCKACKGKTEVIGRVEVLNEKDVIVV
- the cas1 gene encoding CRISPR-associated endonuclease Cas1 → MATLYVTEQGARLEKEYHRILVTLDGEVIQAVLLRAISEVVLVGNCGATTPALLALLDAGVGLTFITQSGKLRGQLRSAQSSNLELRLKQYRRQQEEDFCLQVAKNITLGKIRNYRTMARRLLRSIRSAQIKTKYRPQKQSQETSKIATLESSISRFNDFLAQLQEAEKMDVIRGIEGTASKLYFSYLRSGLRWKGEQTFTKRERRPPKDPINAMLSLGYTLLGLCFESAIAVAGLDPQAGFFHTNRYGRPSLALDLIEEFRPIIVDSMVWRMVNHHMLTSSHFMIAEGGKTMLNRRGLKTFFRQFHRRINTKVFHPLAGRALSYQKCFEVQTNLLRKVIVGEEAEYLPMPWK